GCGGTTGAAGAGCGATTCAATAAAGGGTTACCCACTGAGGCGGGCGCGATTTTGATCACCCAAGTAGATGGGAGCGTGCCTGAGCAAATCAGCTGGCAATTAGAGCAAATTGAAAAACACTTTAGAGAAAATGGATGTGTGGATTTCCGGGTGGCTCAAAATGCCCAACAAGAAGAAGATTTATGGTTTGCGCGCCGTAACGCCTCTCAGAGCATTAGTGTTTATGGCAAGAAAAAACTCAATGAAGATGTTACCGTGCCACGGGCTAGTTTACCCGCCCTTTTGCAAGAAGTGGAGCGCATTAGTCAAGCCTATAATTTACCCATTCCTTGTTTTGGACACACGGGCGATGGAAATGTGCATGTCAATATCATGCTCGAAGACCCCGCCACACAGCTAGAAAAGGGGCAGCAAGCCATGGAGGAGATTTTTAAAAGCGCGATCGCGCTAGAGGGCACACTCAGCGGAGAACATGGTATTGGTTTATCTAAAGCGCGTTTTATGCCTCTAGCTTTCACCCCTGAGGAAATGGCGTTGTTTAGACGCATTAAAAGTGCGTTTGATCCCAACAACATTTTAAACCCCTTTAAAATGGGATTATGAGTTGCCAACACTTTCTTAAAACCCCTAAGGGTTTTCCAGCGCCCTATTTGCGCGTGCGCACCAGCGCGCTAGGCTTACAAGTCATAGATTTTACGCATACCTCCAATCAAAATGATCCCCCTACAGAAACCATGCACGCCGTGATCAATGCCCTAGAGCATTATTTTAAGGGCATTCTTTATAATTTCAACTTACTCCTAGACCTTGCAGGCTCATCTTTTCAAAAACAAGTTTGGCAGGCACTACAAACAATTCCTTACGCACAAACCCGCACTTACGCCCAAATCGCCCAGCAGACCGCTAGCCCTAAAGCTTATCGCGCGGTGGGCAATGCCAACCACGCCAACCCCTGCCCCATCGTGATCCCCTGTCATCGTGTGGTGCGCGCTAGTGGCGATCTAGGAGGCTATGGAGGTGGGGTGGACATCAAAGCGTGGCTTTTAACCCATGAGCGATCTTGTGTGAAGAGTGTTTAGCAGATTGTCTTTGAACAAAAAACCTCAGTATCTAGCTTTTTCTAGTTAAAATTCCAGCCCCCCTAGATATTGCCCCTCCTTTAAAGCGCGCTTTATTCGGCTTTAAACGCTATAGTGTTTTTAATTCATCAGGAGAAAGCTCCTCATAAAAGCGTTCGAGCTCTAAACGCGCGCCCAAGTATTGGGTGATTTCCTTAGCATCTTTGAGCGCATTTTCTAAACAGCTGGTCGCGCCCGGTGAGGGAGTCATGTTGAAGGTAATGCCCTTATGAGTCACAATTTTTTTCTCACCCAATTCGAGCTTTTTCTTGGTGCGATCGAGCACTTGGGGGCGCACTTCCCCAAAACCAGAGGCATACTGCAGATCACTTAAAGAAAGTGAGGGGATGATCTTACGCGCATCGTGCAAAAATTTACGCTTACCAATGTAGGGAAGCTCAAAAACCATATTTTTAAACACATAATTACGGATGTCTCTCTCCGTGAAAAGGTCAAAGACAATGCTTGCAATGTCCATATTGCAATCCATTTTGATCAGTTCCCAGCTAATGCCCTTTAAGCAAGAAGTTTTATGGCGTTCTAATTTGGGCATGGCCAAAGCTGTAGGTCCTAAGCGGGTTTTGCCTTTGATCCATACATCGGGGTCTCCATGCAAAGCAGCAAAGGGAAGTTTAGGGTTTTGCACGGTGTAAACCTTGCCCCGCAACAATTCACCGGGCACAAAATAAAAGCTTCCAGCAACAGGCAAACAGCCCAAATCCAAGCCATAGCCCATAGATTGAGCTAAGGGCAGAGAATACGACCCTGCATCGACTAAAACGAACTTGCCATAGATTTCATCACCTTCTGCGGAAATGACCGCCCATTCATCCATGCAGGACTCAATTCTATCTACTTTGAAGTTGAAAAATACATGGTTTTCAGAATTGAGAGCCATTGCCTCCTCGACAAAATTCTCACTCAAAAGCTCAAAATTCATGCCACACCAATACTTTTCAAAGCCACTACCCACAACATTCTCAGGGCGATCTAGGCCATGCTCTTCTATAATGATTTTGGGCTCGATCTCTTTAAGTTTAGCCTTGTCAAAGAAAGTTAAACCGGGGTAGATTTCTTGGAATTCCTCATGCCGTCTTGCAATAAAAGCGCATTCTTTATCGCCCACACCGATCGCCATTTTCTGCATTTCAAAGATAACTTTATTTTGTAGATTTTTATTCAGGGCGTAACGGCGAATTTTCTCAGCCGCCAATTTAACTTTTCTAGCTTTTTGGGCGGTGTAATTAGTTTCAATCGCTCCATCGTGGATGGTTTGCGAATTCGCCTTAGCATTCGAGCTCACTCTAGCCAACCCACTTTTTCTCTCCACCAAAGCAATTTTCTTCAAATCTGTATATTGACTCAAGGTCCAAAGCAGGGCGCAACCAGAAACCCCGCCTCCTACAATTACCACATCAAAATCACGCTTCATAAATCCCCTTTAAGTTTGTTTAAAAATGCGGATTGTAGCACAATTAATGTGCTGCTAACTTTAAACTATAATCATAAAGATCAGACATCGCTTCTACCCGATCGATGAGCAAGCGCGTTTTTGAGTCTCCTCCCTTTTCTTTTCCTAATTCTAAGGTGGTTATGACGGCCTTGCCAATATTGTAAAGTTGTTGGTTGTGTTGGGAGGATAAGGAAATCGCCCAAATATTGTGGGCAACAATGGCACGGTGATGGTGTGCGCCCAAATAGAGCATGATATGCCCCTTAAGCCAAAGAATGGTCGCAAAGGGGGTAGCATGTTTGATGATATAAGTCTCTTTTTCTTTGGCGGGCATGTGGCTTAAATCTACCATGTTGTCCGCATAGCGCACTTGGGCTAAAGAATTGCGGGGGAGCAAAATCCCAAAGCTCGCAAAACTATCTCTTGTAAAAGCCGAACAATCGCGATTTTGTAACTCCCCTCCCCAACCATATTTTTGTCCTAGCATGGTATCGATCACAGCAGCGATTACAGAGGCTTTTAGAGGTCTGGGGAAGGATGTGAACAAGTGCTCATCAATGCTCACAGGGACAAGTTTCACAAAACCTTTAATATCTCTATCGTAGGTATAAACTTGATGGGCCTTCCCGGGCACTTTGGCCAAAATCTCACCCATATGGATGTAGCCAAGCATTTTTTTAGCGCGTGTGTAGAGGGGAATTTTATCCTGTAAGGGTGTGAGGTAGTGCTTGACTCTCATAAGTTTTTTAATCATATGGGGTGCGATGAAAGCTAAATCACTCACCTTAACCCAGCCATAAACAAAACTACTTTGGATGTGCGCGTAAGTTTTATCCGTGTTGTAATGCGTGATGAGCACGGGCGTGCCTGCAAAGATCATAGAATTTTGCCAACGATCAAAGGCATCCGGAGAGGGGTGTAAATAATAGGGCTTTGGAGTGGGCGCAGCGCGCACATCAGCATCACGAATGACAATAGCTTTAATGGCTACACTTGGATAGTGTCCCATGTCCATGCTTTCTTGAAGGGTTTGAAGAGCCTTAGGGTTATTTGGCTTGAGATCCGCACCAAACCCTCGCGCCTTAAAGAGA
This portion of the Helicobacter felis ATCC 49179 genome encodes:
- a CDS encoding C40 family peptidase: MFKAFLLSVMVLFLGAEEALLDDLKLPQKARFYLPKRVLPIPPRSKLKASYLQQWYAPWNGMEVMRNLEEVFWMQSLFKARGFGADLKPNNPKALQTLQESMDMGHYPSVAIKAIVIRDADVRAAPTPKPYYLHPSPDAFDRWQNSMIFAGTPVLITHYNTDKTYAHIQSSFVYGWVKVSDLAFIAPHMIKKLMRVKHYLTPLQDKIPLYTRAKKMLGYIHMGEILAKVPGKAHQVYTYDRDIKGFVKLVPVSIDEHLFTSFPRPLKASVIAAVIDTMLGQKYGWGGELQNRDCSAFTRDSFASFGILLPRNSLAQVRYADNMVDLSHMPAKEKETYIIKHATPFATILWLKGHIMLYLGAHHHRAIVAHNIWAISLSSQHNQQLYNIGKAVITTLELGKEKGGDSKTRLLIDRVEAMSDLYDYSLKLAAH
- a CDS encoding FAD-dependent oxidoreductase: MKRDFDVVIVGGGVSGCALLWTLSQYTDLKKIALVERKSGLARVSSNAKANSQTIHDGAIETNYTAQKARKVKLAAEKIRRYALNKNLQNKVIFEMQKMAIGVGDKECAFIARRHEEFQEIYPGLTFFDKAKLKEIEPKIIIEEHGLDRPENVVGSGFEKYWCGMNFELLSENFVEEAMALNSENHVFFNFKVDRIESCMDEWAVISAEGDEIYGKFVLVDAGSYSLPLAQSMGYGLDLGCLPVAGSFYFVPGELLRGKVYTVQNPKLPFAALHGDPDVWIKGKTRLGPTALAMPKLERHKTSCLKGISWELIKMDCNMDIASIVFDLFTERDIRNYVFKNMVFELPYIGKRKFLHDARKIIPSLSLSDLQYASGFGEVRPQVLDRTKKKLELGEKKIVTHKGITFNMTPSPGATSCLENALKDAKEITQYLGARLELERFYEELSPDELKTL
- a CDS encoding methylated-DNA--[protein]-cysteine S-methyltransferase, with amino-acid sequence MSCQHFLKTPKGFPAPYLRVRTSALGLQVIDFTHTSNQNDPPTETMHAVINALEHYFKGILYNFNLLLDLAGSSFQKQVWQALQTIPYAQTRTYAQIAQQTASPKAYRAVGNANHANPCPIVIPCHRVVRASGDLGGYGGGVDIKAWLLTHERSCVKSV